A region of Acidisarcina sp. DNA encodes the following proteins:
- the malQ gene encoding 4-alpha-glucanotransferase yields the protein MPFERSSGLLLHITSLPSYGGIGDMGPAAYAFADFLAASKQRLWQVLPLGPTGFGNSPYATLSAFAGNPLLISLEHLSDWGWIAGERLAGMRGRSGEVDFHDVERTKLPLLDEAARNFLTHKKSEQWKRFEQYCRDNQDWLDDYVLYAVLARKLGTNSWKAWPEEYAQRHPEALEKLRKDAAEELTVLRIIQFAFDEQWSALRDYALKRGVRFIGDVAIFVNYDSVDVWTNRDIFELDKDGWPIRVSGVPPDYFSKTGQRWGNPLYRWDVLEKRGFDWWVSRIRRAHSLYDVIRLDHFRGFEAYWAIPAAEETAVHGEWVPAPGEALFARLREALGDLPFIAEDLGLITPEVERLREQFGMPGMRILQFGFGNKGAHNYLPHKYVTNTVAYTGTHDNDTSRGWWESLTNEEEKAAAIAYLTPGDDGPVWSMIRAISTSVADICLIPVQDVLDLGSDARMNTPSRADANWCWRCPEGVLTESLATRLAALTEVSDRDAASSEALKEDSH from the coding sequence ATGCCCTTTGAGCGCTCTTCCGGACTTCTGCTGCACATTACTTCTCTGCCTTCCTACGGTGGTATCGGTGACATGGGGCCTGCGGCCTATGCCTTTGCCGATTTTCTTGCTGCGTCCAAACAGCGATTGTGGCAGGTGCTTCCGCTGGGGCCGACGGGCTTTGGGAATTCGCCGTATGCCACCCTCTCCGCTTTTGCCGGCAATCCGTTGTTGATCAGTCTGGAGCATCTTTCCGATTGGGGCTGGATTGCGGGAGAACGGCTGGCAGGGATGCGCGGGCGTTCTGGAGAGGTGGATTTTCACGATGTGGAGCGGACCAAATTACCTCTGCTCGACGAGGCTGCTCGCAACTTCCTCACGCACAAGAAATCCGAACAGTGGAAGCGCTTCGAGCAATATTGCCGGGACAATCAGGATTGGCTGGACGATTACGTTCTCTACGCTGTGCTGGCAAGGAAGTTAGGGACCAATAGCTGGAAGGCATGGCCTGAGGAGTATGCGCAGCGGCATCCGGAGGCACTCGAAAAGCTGCGGAAGGACGCAGCCGAGGAACTGACGGTGCTGCGGATTATCCAGTTTGCTTTCGACGAGCAATGGTCTGCCTTACGCGACTACGCACTCAAACGGGGAGTGAGATTCATCGGCGATGTTGCCATCTTCGTGAACTACGACAGCGTGGATGTTTGGACCAACCGCGATATCTTCGAGCTCGACAAGGATGGCTGGCCGATACGCGTCTCCGGTGTGCCGCCGGATTACTTCAGCAAGACAGGGCAGCGCTGGGGCAATCCGTTGTATCGCTGGGACGTTCTGGAGAAGCGCGGATTTGACTGGTGGGTGAGCCGCATTCGTCGTGCGCACTCGCTCTATGACGTGATTCGCCTGGACCACTTCCGCGGCTTTGAGGCATATTGGGCCATTCCGGCGGCGGAGGAGACGGCAGTCCATGGAGAATGGGTTCCGGCTCCCGGCGAGGCGCTGTTTGCGCGGCTGCGCGAAGCTCTCGGGGATCTGCCTTTTATCGCCGAAGACCTGGGCTTGATTACGCCGGAGGTAGAGCGCCTTCGCGAGCAGTTCGGAATGCCGGGTATGCGCATTCTTCAATTCGGCTTCGGAAACAAGGGCGCGCATAATTATCTTCCGCACAAATACGTAACAAATACGGTTGCATATACAGGAACGCATGACAATGACACCTCGCGCGGCTGGTGGGAGTCCTTGACGAATGAAGAAGAGAAGGCTGCGGCCATCGCATATCTCACTCCCGGAGACGACGGGCCCGTATGGTCGATGATTCGCGCCATCTCTACGTCCGTCGCGGATATCTGCCTGATCCCGGTGCAGGATGTTCTCGATCTGGGATCCGATGCGCGCATGAATACGCCATCCAGAGCTGATGCGAACTGGTGCTGGCGATGCCCCGAGGGCGTTCTGACGGAGTCGCTCGCAACGCGGCTTGCGGCGCTTACCGAGGTCTCGGACCGGGACGCTGCTTCCAGCGAAGCACTGAAGGAAGACAGCCACTAA